GGCGCAGAAGTGATCGCCGAGGCCGAAAAGGTCGAGGGCGTGAAGATGGTGAAGTCGCTCGTCTTTTGATCGAATGGCGGCCTCGGGGCTTGACCCGGGGCCGCTATCCTCACAGGCGCTTGACGCGAAATGACCGACAACACCGATCTCCTGCCTGAAGGTCTCGAAGACCGACTGCCTGCGTCTGCCGCTCGGATCACGACCACGATGCGTGCGTGCCTCGATGTGCTGGGTAGCCACGGATACGATCGGGTGCGCCCGCCGCTGCTCGAATTCGAAGGCTCGCTCGCGCGTCGGATGGAGGGGCTGAAGACGCGCTCGATGTTCCGCTTCGTCGATCCCTCGAGCCTGCGCACGCTGGCACTGAGAAGCGATATCACGCCGCAGATCGGCCGAATCGCCTCGACCAGTATGGCGGATGCGCCGCGCCCGCTGCGCCTCGCCTATTGCGGCGACACCGCGCTGATCCGCGCAAGCCAGCTCGATCCTGCGCGCGAGCGATTGCAGCTTGGAGCCGAGCTGATCGGTGCGGACACGGCTGCAGCGGCTGGCGAAATCGTCGCCCTCTCGGTTCGCGCGCTGCAGGTGGCAGGCTTGACCGGCATCTCGGTCGATTTCACGCTGCCCGACCTCGTCGATACGCTTGCTGAAAAGGCCCTGCCGCTCGAACCGGATCAGGTCGAGGCGGTTCGCCGCGAACTCGACACCAAGGATGCAGGCGGCTTGAAAGCTGCAGGCGGCGAAGCCTATTTACAGCTACTCTACGCTACCGGACCGTTCGAAGAAGCGATGGCGAACATGCGCGATATCGACGCGGGCGGGGCCTTGAAGAGTCGTCTGGATGCCCTCGAGGTGATCGCCGCGCGGATCGGCGACTCCGCGCGCATCACTCTCGATCCGTCCGAACGGCACGGATTCGAATATCAGAGCTGGTTCGGATTCACGCTTTATGCAAACGACGTACGGGGCGCTGCAGGGCGGGGCGGAACATACCGCATCGGCGGCTCGGATGAGGCGGCGACCGGTTTTTCGCTCTATGTCGATGCTATCGCTGAGGCCGCACAGGGGGCGGAGAGCCCGCGGACTGTCTACCTTCCGCTCGGCTTTTCAGAAAGCAAGGCAAGGCGTCTCCGGTCCGAGGGCTGGCGTACAATCGAGCAGCTTTCGCCTGACGAGGATCCGGCGGCACTTGGCTGCACCCATGTGCTTGCCGATGGTGAGGCGAGGCCGCTCTAGCCGAAGACGCGCGCTAGGAACGCGTCGATAGCCGCAGTCTGCTCGGCCCCCGCTTCCATTCCGATTTCGCGGTTCATCCGGCCATGATCGGTGCCGGAAATCGAAACGGCTTCGGCTTGAGCTCCTGCGGATACCAGTCGTTCGACGAGCAGCTCCGACTGGTAATTCGATCGCGCGCGCTCGGCGACGTAGAGCGCCAGCCAGTTGGGAGCGTCCGGCCCGCCGACATGCGTGACGGGCGAGAGCGCTGCATGACGCGCGACGTCGTCTCCGAAAACGTTCTGGTACAGCCCCGCCGCGCGCGGCTCGGCATTCGCCATGCTGCTCGTGATCTCGTAGCCCGCGCCATCGAGCAAGATCACACCTCGGATCGCGCCGAAGGCGTCGCCAGCGAACTTGGGGTCGGTAGAAACGAGCGCGGCAAGGTGAGCGCCCGCACTATGGCCCATCAAGACGATGCGGTCAGGGTCGAAGCCAATCGACGAAGCCTGACCGCGTAATGCCTGGATTGCAGCACCAATATCCGCTGCCTGATCTTCCACCGGAGCATCCGGCATCAGCCGGTATCCGGTGGAGGCGAAGTAGTAGTTGCTGGCAGTGAAGTGGGCGGGCTTCGACTGGACGAGTTTGTGATTGCCGAAGGACCAGCCGCCGCCGTGGATGTGAAGCACCAGCGGCAGGGGATCGACCGCTCCTGCAGGTTCGTACACGTCGACCTGCTGACGACGGTGATTGCCGTAGAGCACGGTCCGGTCGGGACTGACCACTGCTTGCGGGACCGCTCCGCCCTTTTCGCTCCGTTCGCCGCGCTGGCCGCCGCGCTGCTCGATGCGCTGCCGGACTTCGCTGGCGCACCTGTCCGAAAGCTGCGCGTATTTTTCTTGCAGGCAGGCACGGATTTTCGAGCGGTCGCGCCCGCATAGCTCGACGATTTCGCGCACGCATTCGCGTGACGGACGGTCGCGTTGCTGGGCCAGGATAGGGGTTCCAATCAGCGCCGCTCCCAGGCCGATGGCGACCAGTTTGGACAGCCGTTTCAAACGATTTCTCCTCGTCATGCCCCCGTAGAACGCTGGTCTCGCGCGAACCCTTCGTTCGGCAAAGCAAATCCTTGTCGCAAATTGTAATTCTGCGCCTTGCCCTCCCACGCCCGAGCGCCTAGGCCCCGCGCGGGTTTTCTCCGGCATAGAAAGCGTAATTGATGGCCAACGTTACGGTGATCGGCGCCCAGTGGGGCGATGAGGGCAAGGGCAAGATCGTCGATTGGCTGGCAAGCCGCGCCGATGCGGTCGTGCGCTTTCAGGGCGGGCACAATGCCGGCCATACGCTCGTTATCGACGGGACGACCTACAAGCTCTCGCTGCTCCCTTCGGGCATCGTGTCGGGCACGCTGTCGATGATCGGCAATGGCGTGGTGCTCGATCCGTGGGCGCTGCGCGACGAGGTGGAGAAGCTCGAAAGCCAGGGCGTGCGCGTCAATGACGACAATCTCGCGATTGCCGACAATTGCCCGCTCATCCTGCCGATGCACCGCGATCTCGATGCCCTTCGCGAAACCGCGGCGGGCAAGGGCAAGATCGGCACGACCGGGCGCGGGATCGGCCCTGCCTACGAGGACAAGGT
The Erythrobacter sp. THAF29 DNA segment above includes these coding regions:
- a CDS encoding alpha/beta hydrolase gives rise to the protein MKRLSKLVAIGLGAALIGTPILAQQRDRPSRECVREIVELCGRDRSKIRACLQEKYAQLSDRCASEVRQRIEQRGGQRGERSEKGGAVPQAVVSPDRTVLYGNHRRQQVDVYEPAGAVDPLPLVLHIHGGGWSFGNHKLVQSKPAHFTASNYYFASTGYRLMPDAPVEDQAADIGAAIQALRGQASSIGFDPDRIVLMGHSAGAHLAALVSTDPKFAGDAFGAIRGVILLDGAGYEITSSMANAEPRAAGLYQNVFGDDVARHAALSPVTHVGGPDAPNWLALYVAERARSNYQSELLVERLVSAGAQAEAVSISGTDHGRMNREIGMEAGAEQTAAIDAFLARVFG
- a CDS encoding ATP phosphoribosyltransferase regulatory subunit is translated as MTDNTDLLPEGLEDRLPASAARITTTMRACLDVLGSHGYDRVRPPLLEFEGSLARRMEGLKTRSMFRFVDPSSLRTLALRSDITPQIGRIASTSMADAPRPLRLAYCGDTALIRASQLDPARERLQLGAELIGADTAAAAGEIVALSVRALQVAGLTGISVDFTLPDLVDTLAEKALPLEPDQVEAVRRELDTKDAGGLKAAGGEAYLQLLYATGPFEEAMANMRDIDAGGALKSRLDALEVIAARIGDSARITLDPSERHGFEYQSWFGFTLYANDVRGAAGRGGTYRIGGSDEAATGFSLYVDAIAEAAQGAESPRTVYLPLGFSESKARRLRSEGWRTIEQLSPDEDPAALGCTHVLADGEARPL